In Nymphaea colorata isolate Beijing-Zhang1983 chromosome 5, ASM883128v2, whole genome shotgun sequence, one genomic interval encodes:
- the LOC116254947 gene encoding protein NEDD1, with product MRGERGRKSCLVFEKGGKEEVGGVFRQAGVVAMAGGQTLVAACAGDTVKIFDTAVDCGDPCTLQYSPSPGFSVNSVKWNHTNLVVASAGDDKKISLWRKNGQSLGTIQPSTSDIGDNIDESILSISFSNKSSRYVCTGGSAGVVRIWDLQRKRCIKWLRGHTGTITGAAYTCKDEHLASISVKGDLILHNLVSGARTAELKDPNGQVLRVLDYSRTSRHLLVTAGDDGSILLWDTNGRNRKASWLKQHSAPTTGVCFSPTNDKIIATCGLDKKIYTFDTGSKRVSSVASFEAPFSSLAFKDDGRILAAGTNGGSIVFYDVRGKLQPVNLLRAYNSSEAVTSICWQRSKPVLVNESNCTMESALLGDCGEDSVLMPDPRPSSSAPASATAVGLRNSGRSASGSDTSSLPINSGVTMSASHPSTVEETPVRTRLGGALPWLQAVRTEYNLKDDMEVFSPLVDVQPITPSLSSWHDDRDDAKIDYLLNDKKSSLLLPSTSSKRHAYTEGGEDIHTVLDVKSEVSYRQEDTSQSTVTPLATLHSDQSHSATPPEDWGADGLSDMLSYRHRRSELASLNTLPTGSSAPGGKLPSNVQGLQDPASVNLPSTGPNPHASFTAFQSQGKDISSRETASFPSEIPSSGVSTVSTAGPNLSKMVLGQANYDLPSSLSLNLSRKNSYLERIIASRSSSAGATPTVGSPKLKKTGTETREELVNSLFSEATSTAGSIPTTASATTVGNISTTSNGVHPHPPKNVTSADELHGTSPFSLQLVQHAIKETLGSLNRSNHEDVRNLHIELLRQFHMLETRTTNLINTVLENQMEIMKKLETLQKENQQLRRLL from the exons atgaggggagagagagggcgGAAATCTtgtttggtttttgaaaaaGGGGGGAAGGAGGAGGTCGGTGGTGTTTTCAGGCAGGCGGGAGTGGTGGCCATGGCCGGTGGCCAAACCTTAGTGGCCGCGTGCGCCGGCGACACGGTGAAGATCTTTGATACCGCCGTCGACTGCGGCGATCCCTGCACTCTACAGTACTCTCCCTCCCCGGGCTTCTCCGTCAACTCCGTCAAATGGAACCATACCA ATTTAGTTGTGGCAAGTGCTGGAGATGATAAGAAAATTTCATTATGGAGAAAAAATGGACAAAGTTTGGGTACAATACAACCTTCTACCAGTGATATTGGAGATAACATTGAT GAGTCAATCCTCTCTATAAGCTTTAGCAACAAAAGTTCTAGGTATGTCTGCACTGGGGGTAGCGCTGGAGTTGTTAGAATATGGGATTTGCAAAGAAAACGGTGCATCAAATGGTTGAGGGGTCACACAGGTACAATAACAGGAGCTGCATACACTTGCAAGGATGAACATTTGGCATCTATTAGCGTGAAAGGGGATCTAATTCTCCATAATCTTGTTTCCGGTGCCCGGACTGCAGAACTTAAGGATCCAAATGGACAG GTATTGAGAGTGCTTGATTATTCTCGAACTAGCAGGCATCTTTTGGTGACAGCAGGTGATGATGGATCCATACTTTTGTGGGACACGAATGGACGTAATAGGAAG GCTTCTTGGCTGAAGCAGCATTCAGCACCCACTACTGGTGTTTGCTTCTCACCAACGAATGACAAG ATAATTGCTACATGTGGCTTGGATAAGAAAATATATACTTTTGACACTGGCAGTAAAAGGGTATCATCTGTTGCTTCTTTTGAGGCACCATTCTCATCCTTGGCATTCAAAGATGATGGTCGGATCCTGGCAGCTGGAACAAATGGTGGCTCCATAGTATTTTATGATGTTCGTGGGAAGCTGCAGCCTGTCAATTTGCTTCGTGCTTATAACAGTTCAGAG GCCGTCACAAGTATATGCTGGCAGAGGTCTAAGCCAGTTCTAGTAAATGAGAGCAATTGTACCATGGAGTCTGCTCTTCTGGGAGACTGTGGAGAAGATTCAGTTCTCATGCCAGATCCACGTCCCTCCTCATCTGCTCCTGCCTCTGCAACTGCTGTTGGTTTGCGCAATTCTGGACGTTCTGCTTCAGGCAGTGATACCTCTTCTCTACCTATTAACAGTGGGGTAACCATGTCTGCATCACATCCTTCAACTGTAGAAGAGACTCCTGTGAGGACTCGTCTAGGTGGAGCTTTACCATGGCTACAAGCAGTGCGGACTGAATACAATCTTAAGGATGATATGGAAGTTTTTTCTCCGCTTGTGGATGTTCAGCCGATTACACCATCACTTTCCAGCTGGCATGATGATCGTGATGATGCAAAAATTGATTACTtgttaaatgataaaaaatcatCATTGCTGCTGCCCTCTACATCTTCCAAAAGACATGCTTACACTGAGGGTGGAGAAGATATACATACTGTATTGGATGTAAAATCAGAGGTCTCATATAGACAA GAGGATACTTCACAATCAACTGTGACACCTTTAGCAACTCTGCATAGTGATCAATCACATTCTGCCACTCCTCCTGAAGATTGGGGAGCAGATGGATTATCTGATATGCTCAGCTATCGTCATCGACGATCAGAACTTGCTTCATTAAATACCCTACCAACTGGGTCATCGGCACCTGGCGGAAAGCTGCCTTCCAACGTCCAAGGTTTGCAGGATCCAGCTTCTGTAAACCTGCCTTCTACAGGTCCCAATCCGCATGCAAGCTTCACAGCTTTTCAGTCTCAGGGAAAAGATATCTCTAGCCGTGAGACAGCTTCCTTCCCTTCCGAAATACCATCCTCTGGTGTCAGTACTGTCTCTACAGCGGGGCCAAACCTTTCCAAAATGGTTTTGGGACAAGCAAATTATGATTTGCCCAGCTCCTTGTCATTGAATCTGTCAAGAAAAAATTCGTATCTAGAGAGGATAATTGCTAGCCGTTCTTCTAGTGCTGGAGCTACGCCTACTGTGGGTTCGCCCAAACTGAAAAAGACTGGAACAGAAACACGGGAGGAGCTGGTGAACAGTTTGTTCTCCGAGGCCACCTCCACTGCAGGGAGCATTCCTACGACAGCAAGTGCCACTACTGTGGGGAATATCTCTACAACATCAAAt GGAGTACACCCACATCCACCAAAGAATGTGACTTCGGCTGATGAACTGCATGGTACCTCCCCATTCTCTCTTCAGCTTGTCCAGCATGCTATTAAAGAGACTCTTGGATCTCTGAATAGATCGAACCATGAAGATGTGAGGAACCTTCATATTGAGCTGCTACGGCAATTTCATATGCTGGAG ACAAGAACAACCAACCTGATAAACACTGTTCTGGAAAATCAAATGGAGATCATGAAGAAGTTAGAAACccttcaaaaagaaaaccagCAGCTACGTCGGCTACTTTAA
- the LOC116254669 gene encoding serine/threonine-protein kinase ATG1c-like isoform X1, with product MGSNRGRVIGDYKVCEQVGSGSFSVVWRATHRSTGSVFAIKEIQMQRLTKKLQESLLSEIVILRKINHPNIIRLHDIIETPGKIHLVLEYCRGGDLSMYIHNHGKVPEATAKHFMHQLGMFSLVNEEVKILAASGLSILREHNIIHRDLKPQNLLLSSNDNHAVLKIADFGFARPLQPRDLAETLCGSPLYMAPEIMQLLKYDAKADLWSVGAILFQLVTGKTPFSGNNQEQLRQNIIKSNGLRFPPDSRNLSAACVDLCQKLLRCNPVERLTFEEFFNHQFISERLSEGSLRTSGVRDESGSSPGRLTDESSQEDCLPFHLDDESSGPDASPSFQSKRTYTEPTPFAFPLDARIENRSDANASIARDICSRNRKPVFGTDCTNSKLNCLRPTSDVTYGESPVVTETLPSSRVMDSQEIVEDYVIVPGPPVEVSSSAGSVCQAANLPSRSDGSQGKSMKDATLSSPMPIAGVMMGNMYGSLGSNSSAPSGTSLGSVDIGDVSEQPSTDCVTRIRSLQQCASAISEIVTEKIECGKCLEAFSVQLVILAIWKQAVNICHAQAASASEPNLSQETVGRRGHITSHYIDILDAPRTTALEGQVACSTIEKDFLLEVGRAEELARELGPVDGGTEMPDAVEIIFQFALALGRYGGVEELMGNMESAASLYAKAVRLFFFLLVEAPSLILNPPLSLTNADRMRLRNYIDILNNRKGQSRSMRMALLNCGEQTSL from the exons ATGGGGAGCAACAGGGGGAGGGTCATCGGCGATTACAAAGTGTGCGAGCAGGTGGGTTCTGGGTCTTTCTCGGTTGTATGGCGAGCAACGCATAGGAGTACTGGCTCGGTGTTCGCCATCAAGGAGATCCAGATGCAGAGGCTTACGAAGAAGCTACAGGAGAGCCTCCTCTCCGAGATAGTTATCCTCCGCAAGATAAACCATCCTAATATCATCCGGCTCCACGACATCATTGAG ACCCCAGGAAAAATACACCTAGTACTGGAATACTGCCGAGGGGGTGACCTTTCAATGTATATACACAATCATGGAAAAGTCCCAGAGGCAACAGCAAAGCACTTCATGCATCAACTTGGTATGTTTAGCCTGGTAAATGAGGAAGTCAAAATATTAGCTG CATCAGGGTTGAGCATTCTCCGTGAACACAATATCATTCATCGTGATCTGAAGCCCCAG AATCTGCTCCTCTCTTCTAATGACAATCATGCTGTTCTGAAGATAGCTGATTTTGGATTTGCCAG GCCTTTACAACCTCGAGATCTGGCTGAGACGTTATGCGGTTCCCCCCTGTACATGGCTCCAGAAATAATGCAACTACTCAAGTATGATGCAAAG GCAGACCTTTGGAGTGTTGGTGCTATTCTGTTTCAACTTGTAACAGGAAAGACCCCCTTTTCTGGGAACAACCAGGAACAG TTGCGGCAAAATATAATTAAGTCAAATGGCTTACGGTTCCCCCCAGATTCTAGGAACTTGAGTGCTGCTTGTGTTGATTTATGCCAAAAATTGCTTCGCTGTAACCCAG TTGAGCGATTAACATTTGAGGAGTTTTTTAACCACCAATTTATCTCTGAGCGCCTTTCAGAAGGGTCCTTgag GACATCTGGAGTAAGAGATGAGTCTGGAAGCAGTCCCGGAAGGCTTACTGATGAGAGCTCACAAGAGGATTGTTTGCCTTtccatttggatgatgaatctAGTGGACCTGATGCAAGTCCATCCTTCCAGTCAAAAAGGACATATACAGAGCCAACCCCTTTTGCATTTCCCCTGGATGCCAGAATTGAGAACAGATCTGATGCTAATGCTTCTATTGCCAGGGATATCTGTTCTAGAAACAGGAAACCTGTGTTTGGGACTGATTGTACCAATTCTAAACTTAATTGCCTGAGGCCTACTTCAGACGTGACTTATGGAGAGTCTCCGGTAGTAACAGAAACTCTGCCATCTTCAAGAG TAATGGATTCACAGGAAATTGTTGAGGACTATGTGATTGTACCTGGTCCACCTGTTGAAGTTTCTTCTTCAGCAGGGAGTGTATGCCAGGCAGCTAACTTACCCAGCAGATCTGATGGTTCACAAGGAAAGTCTATGAAGGATGCCACATTAAGTTCACCAATGCCAATAGCTGGCGTGATGATGGGGAACATGTATGGAAGTCTTGGAAGTAACAGTTCTGCACCATCTGGGACCTCACTAGGGTCAGTAGATATTGGAGATGTTTCGGAGCAGCCATCTACTGATTGTGTAACACGGATTAGATCACTGCAGCAATGTGCATCTGCTATCAGTGAGATAGTGACTGAGAAG ATAGAATGTGGCAAGTGCTTGGAGGCTTTTTCTGTTCAGTTGGTAATTCTTGCAATTTGGAAGCAAGCTGTAAACATCTGCCATGCACAAGCTGCTTCAGCAAGTGAACCTAATCTATCGCAAGAAACTGTAGGAAGAAGAGGCCACATAACATCACATTACATAGACATCCTTGATGCCCCCCGTACCACTGCGCTAGAAGGTCAAGTTGCTTGCTCCACGATTGAAAAAgattttcttcttgaagttgGGCGAGCAGAAGAACTAGCTCGTGAACTTGGGCCAGTTGATG GGGGCACGGAGATGCCTGATGCAGTGGAGATCATTTTCCAATTTGCCCTTGCATTGGGACGTTATGGTGGT GTCGAGGAGTTGATGGGTAACATGGAGAGTGCTGCAAGCCTCTATGCAAAGGCAGTTCgcctgtttttctttcttctggtGGAAGCACCATCCCTCATTCTAAACCCCCCACTCTCCCTTACAAATGCAGATCGCATGCGGCTGCGTAATTACATTGACATTTTGAACAATCGGAAAGGTCAATCCAGATCCATGAGAATGGCTCTTCTCAACTGTGGGGAGCAAACTAGCCTCTGA
- the LOC116254669 gene encoding serine/threonine-protein kinase ATG1c-like isoform X2 — protein MGSNRGRVIGDYKVCEQVGSGSFSVVWRATHRSTGSVFAIKEIQMQRLTKKLQESLLSEIVILRKINHPNIIRLHDIIETPGKIHLVLEYCRGGDLSMYIHNHGKVPEATAKHFMHQLASGLSILREHNIIHRDLKPQNLLLSSNDNHAVLKIADFGFARPLQPRDLAETLCGSPLYMAPEIMQLLKYDAKADLWSVGAILFQLVTGKTPFSGNNQEQLRQNIIKSNGLRFPPDSRNLSAACVDLCQKLLRCNPVERLTFEEFFNHQFISERLSEGSLRTSGVRDESGSSPGRLTDESSQEDCLPFHLDDESSGPDASPSFQSKRTYTEPTPFAFPLDARIENRSDANASIARDICSRNRKPVFGTDCTNSKLNCLRPTSDVTYGESPVVTETLPSSRVMDSQEIVEDYVIVPGPPVEVSSSAGSVCQAANLPSRSDGSQGKSMKDATLSSPMPIAGVMMGNMYGSLGSNSSAPSGTSLGSVDIGDVSEQPSTDCVTRIRSLQQCASAISEIVTEKIECGKCLEAFSVQLVILAIWKQAVNICHAQAASASEPNLSQETVGRRGHITSHYIDILDAPRTTALEGQVACSTIEKDFLLEVGRAEELARELGPVDGGTEMPDAVEIIFQFALALGRYGGVEELMGNMESAASLYAKAVRLFFFLLVEAPSLILNPPLSLTNADRMRLRNYIDILNNRKGQSRSMRMALLNCGEQTSL, from the exons ATGGGGAGCAACAGGGGGAGGGTCATCGGCGATTACAAAGTGTGCGAGCAGGTGGGTTCTGGGTCTTTCTCGGTTGTATGGCGAGCAACGCATAGGAGTACTGGCTCGGTGTTCGCCATCAAGGAGATCCAGATGCAGAGGCTTACGAAGAAGCTACAGGAGAGCCTCCTCTCCGAGATAGTTATCCTCCGCAAGATAAACCATCCTAATATCATCCGGCTCCACGACATCATTGAG ACCCCAGGAAAAATACACCTAGTACTGGAATACTGCCGAGGGGGTGACCTTTCAATGTATATACACAATCATGGAAAAGTCCCAGAGGCAACAGCAAAGCACTTCATGCATCAACTTG CATCAGGGTTGAGCATTCTCCGTGAACACAATATCATTCATCGTGATCTGAAGCCCCAG AATCTGCTCCTCTCTTCTAATGACAATCATGCTGTTCTGAAGATAGCTGATTTTGGATTTGCCAG GCCTTTACAACCTCGAGATCTGGCTGAGACGTTATGCGGTTCCCCCCTGTACATGGCTCCAGAAATAATGCAACTACTCAAGTATGATGCAAAG GCAGACCTTTGGAGTGTTGGTGCTATTCTGTTTCAACTTGTAACAGGAAAGACCCCCTTTTCTGGGAACAACCAGGAACAG TTGCGGCAAAATATAATTAAGTCAAATGGCTTACGGTTCCCCCCAGATTCTAGGAACTTGAGTGCTGCTTGTGTTGATTTATGCCAAAAATTGCTTCGCTGTAACCCAG TTGAGCGATTAACATTTGAGGAGTTTTTTAACCACCAATTTATCTCTGAGCGCCTTTCAGAAGGGTCCTTgag GACATCTGGAGTAAGAGATGAGTCTGGAAGCAGTCCCGGAAGGCTTACTGATGAGAGCTCACAAGAGGATTGTTTGCCTTtccatttggatgatgaatctAGTGGACCTGATGCAAGTCCATCCTTCCAGTCAAAAAGGACATATACAGAGCCAACCCCTTTTGCATTTCCCCTGGATGCCAGAATTGAGAACAGATCTGATGCTAATGCTTCTATTGCCAGGGATATCTGTTCTAGAAACAGGAAACCTGTGTTTGGGACTGATTGTACCAATTCTAAACTTAATTGCCTGAGGCCTACTTCAGACGTGACTTATGGAGAGTCTCCGGTAGTAACAGAAACTCTGCCATCTTCAAGAG TAATGGATTCACAGGAAATTGTTGAGGACTATGTGATTGTACCTGGTCCACCTGTTGAAGTTTCTTCTTCAGCAGGGAGTGTATGCCAGGCAGCTAACTTACCCAGCAGATCTGATGGTTCACAAGGAAAGTCTATGAAGGATGCCACATTAAGTTCACCAATGCCAATAGCTGGCGTGATGATGGGGAACATGTATGGAAGTCTTGGAAGTAACAGTTCTGCACCATCTGGGACCTCACTAGGGTCAGTAGATATTGGAGATGTTTCGGAGCAGCCATCTACTGATTGTGTAACACGGATTAGATCACTGCAGCAATGTGCATCTGCTATCAGTGAGATAGTGACTGAGAAG ATAGAATGTGGCAAGTGCTTGGAGGCTTTTTCTGTTCAGTTGGTAATTCTTGCAATTTGGAAGCAAGCTGTAAACATCTGCCATGCACAAGCTGCTTCAGCAAGTGAACCTAATCTATCGCAAGAAACTGTAGGAAGAAGAGGCCACATAACATCACATTACATAGACATCCTTGATGCCCCCCGTACCACTGCGCTAGAAGGTCAAGTTGCTTGCTCCACGATTGAAAAAgattttcttcttgaagttgGGCGAGCAGAAGAACTAGCTCGTGAACTTGGGCCAGTTGATG GGGGCACGGAGATGCCTGATGCAGTGGAGATCATTTTCCAATTTGCCCTTGCATTGGGACGTTATGGTGGT GTCGAGGAGTTGATGGGTAACATGGAGAGTGCTGCAAGCCTCTATGCAAAGGCAGTTCgcctgtttttctttcttctggtGGAAGCACCATCCCTCATTCTAAACCCCCCACTCTCCCTTACAAATGCAGATCGCATGCGGCTGCGTAATTACATTGACATTTTGAACAATCGGAAAGGTCAATCCAGATCCATGAGAATGGCTCTTCTCAACTGTGGGGAGCAAACTAGCCTCTGA